The nucleotide window CAATTACATTAAGGAGTTTGAACCTCGTCATTTACAAGAAGAAATTGAAAAAAAAATGCCAGAATTACAAGATAAACCATTTCTTCTTATCATTGAAGGGCCTACCGGCGAAGGTAAAACTGAAGGATCAATAATTGTTGCTGAGTGGTGTGGTGTTTCTGGTGGAATTGCTAGGGGAGCTTATTTTGCCCTACCGACTCAAGCAACCAGTAATGAACTTTATAAGCGAATTAGTCAATATTTAAGAAATCGCTATCCTTTGCAAAAAGTTCCCTTCCATTTAGTTCATAGTAATGCTCAACTTTCCGATACATTTAGTGAAACAATCATTTGTCGTCTAGACCAAGTTTATGACGAGGATAAACACCCTCCTGGTGTTATTGCTAATGAATGGTTTACTTATCGAAAACGACCTCTTTTAAGTCCTTGGGGAACAGGTACAATTGATCAAGCATTAATGGGAATTTTACGAAGTAAGCATAATTTTGTCAGGTTGTTCGGACTAGCAGGAAAAACCGTTATTCTAGACGAAATTCACGCTTATGATGCTTATACTTCTACATTAATTGAATGGTTATTGGAATGGTTGGCGGCTTTAGGTTCTCCTGTAGTAGCTATGTCAGCAACGCTTTCTCAAAAACAACGTGAGACTTTTGTGGCAGCATACAGTCGTGGATTTGGAGAATCAGCACCTATCCTCAATCAATGTCCTTACCCCAGATTAACCATTTGTAGTCCAAAAATAGAGCAAAACAAAGTTATTTCGTTTAATATCAGCAAACTGAATGCTAGTCGTAAAATTCGTTTTGAATGGATTGACGAAGCACAAATACCTCAAATACTTGAAAATAGCTTAAAACAAGGGGGAACGGCAGCAATATTAAGAACACAGATTGCTTGGGCACAACAAACATATCAAGACTTAATCCCATCTACTTTTTCTAAAGATGAACGGATTTTATTACACAGTCGTTTTTTACACATAGACCGCAAACAACAAGAAAAGCGATGTTTAGCTGTTTACGGCAAAGAGGTCGATAAAACAAAGGTTCGACCTCGTTCCGCTTGCGCTGCAACTCAAATTATTGAGCAAAGTCTTGATTTAGATTTTGATTTAATGATTTCTGACCTTGCCCCAATAGATTTACTTCTTCAAAGAATTGGGCGCATTTGGCGGCATGATCGAGTCAGACCAACAGGTATAACAGAACCTCTTTTGTACCTGATTCGTCCAAAGTTTAAAGATGATTTGCCAGATTTTGATTTTATTGTTGAAAAATTTATCTATGAACGCCACTTACTGCTGAGAACTTGGGATGTTTTAAATTCTCTGGATGGTTATCTTGAACCCTTTAAATTTATTGACTCAAAAACACGACAAATTGATTATTTAATTGAGCAAGTTTACGACTTCTCCCACCCTCCTTTAGCTTCTCTCAATTCCGCCACCCAAGATGATTGGAATTCCAGTCAAGCCAAGCTAGAGTCTCAAATAATTTCTGAACAACGATTAGCCAGAAATCGTAATTTACCCCATGTCAATCAACAGCCAGAAGCCTGGGAACTGACCCATCGTCCAGAAAATGCAGACTTGGTAACTCGCTTAACGCCTCGAACTGTGACTGTGGTTTTAGCACAAGAAACGGCAAGGGGTCTAATCCTTCCCAGAAGTAGAAGTAAGCGTCAGATTCATCCTAATCGTAAACCGACAAAAGAAGAAGTTAAGGATATTCTTGACCATTCTGTGAACTTAACTAAGCGAGGTTTGGTAGACCAATTAGAAGCATTACCAACGGAATCAGGGTGGATACAAAATACCCTATTACGAAACGTTAAATTACTACGTTTACAAAATGGTTATTACTCAGAAATTCCCAATTGGCAAATTTCTCTTAATGACGAATTGGGAGTTATTACCACTCAGATTTAAGCCATTTTTTACAATTAGCCAAGAATTATATGATGACACAAACACTCACATCACCACCCAAACCGCAAACAACTTATTCACTGCTGACAGAACCTTGGATTCCTGTAGTTTATAATGATTCATTAAAGTATAAGAATATTTCTCTTCAAGATTTATTTTTAGAATGGGAAAACCTCAAAACTGTTCAAGGGATTAATCCACCTCGGACTATTGCTTTATGGAGATGGTTAATTGCTTTTACTCAATGGTCAATTCAAGGGACAAAAACTATTGATGAATGGAAACAGTTATGGACAGATGAAAATCTTGGATCTCGGATCATTAAACGACTTGAAACTGTAAAAGAACGCCTAGATTTACTCCATCCAGATTTTCCTTTTGGTCAATGTAAAGATTTGAGGGAGGAAACTAAAGGAAAAGAGCCTTCACCCGTTTCTAAAATCCTATTTCAAGATAAAGATTCAGGCTTACTGTGGAGTAAATACAGTGACCAAAATCCGGCTTTTCTGAGCTACGCTGAAGCTGTTCAAGAGTTATTACGATTATTGTGCTGTGATTTGGGTGGAACAAAATCTGATTCTCAAGATAGATCAGCACAGACTGGAATATGTGTAATGGGTCGGATTGTTATGCCAATTGGAAAAAATGTTAAAGAAACACTTTTGCTGAATCTGCATCAGTATAGTCCACAAGATGATATTCCATCCATATTTCCTGATCAAGATAAAGATTTGCCTCTGTGGGAACGCTTAAATATTAAAAAACAATCACGCACTATAACTGGGTTACTAGACTATCTAACATTTCCCAACCGAAGAGTTATGCTAATTCACAATGGAAAAAGCGTTACGGGAGTATATCTTTATAAAGGAGAAGAATTTAATCAAAAAGATAGTTATTTTTGGGAATTATGGCAAGCTTATATCCAAGTTAAAGATGAGTCTATGCCACTTAAACTTAAATTAGATATTAATAAAGCTTCATGGCGAGATGCTGAAGCACTTCTTCATCCAACAACACAAGATAACCATAAACCTAAAATTTTTGATTGGTTAGTTAAATGTCGTCATACAGGATGTGTCCCTGATCCTATACCCGTCCAAGTATTAGGATTTGCTCATGGTAGCGACCTCGGAAAACCATTACATTGGCTTCACGATACGATGACTATTCCTCAAGTCTATCTCGATTCTAAAGAAGCTTATTACAAGCTTGTTGAAGGGCTAAAGTATGCAGAAAAAATAGGAAGACTTTTTAGTAGTAAAACTTATGAAACTGTAGCAAATGGATTAAAACTATCCAAGAAGGATAAACAAAAATTTATTAATCAACTTTCAACAACTGCTGCTATTTATTGGAGTGCTTTAGATTCGGAATTTCAACAATTCATGTTTGAGTTAGCAGAGGATAAAGTAGTGGATGAAGAGGATGAAGATGATATTACTTTTGGTGAAATCAAGATTCCAGAATGGAAAAATAAACTCAAAACAATTGCCACAGAATGCTATGAGCAAAGTATCGCTGGAATTTCGAGTTATGAAGCACGTGCCAGAGGATTAAATGCTTGGTATAAAGAGCTTAACAAAATATTGAGGAATAAACCATGACAACAACAGAAATCTCTAAAGAGAGAGCATTTATTAATGCTGTTTGGCAGAGAATAGAGGGAAATCGTGGTGCGATCGCTACTGTTAGTCGATGTACAGATTCAGATCCTTATTATCAGCGACAGGCAGCTACCTACATTTATCCTTATCTACCGGATGATATTCGTCAATGGCAAAAAAAGATAAATCGTTATGTTTTTGTTGCAGCATTGATGGCAAAAAATCATCAACAAAATCCAAAAGATGCACAGATTGGCAGTAGCTTTGGGCATACTTGTTTAAGGCTGAAAAAACACGCCAATGTTAATGCTAATGGCATTGAAAATCGTTTTCAAGCTTTGCTCAATGCTAATGGTGAAGACGTTTATCGTTATTTAGGGATGTTCGCTCCCTTATTACGACAACACAACATTCCTTGTGAGTGGGCAAAACTCCTCGAAGACCTAAACTGTTGGGATCATGAGGAAGAAAAAGTACGCCTACGTTGGGCTAGAGATTTTTACCAAGATTAATCAAAAAGGAGACAAAAATCATGACTAATTTTCTAGAAATTCATTTGCTTCAATCTACGCCGCCCTCTAACATGAACCGAGATCAAAATGGTTCACCCAAGACAGCCCATTTTGGCGGAGTGGAACGCTTACGAGTCAGTTCACAATCATGGAAACACGCAGTTCGTCAATATTACAAAAAGACTTTGCCTGATGATCATAAAACCTACCGTGATAAAGGTTGGCCAACTGAATTGGCAAAACGGCTCAAACAAGAAAAATTCGATGAAGAACTTAACTTAAAAGATTCGGATTTTTCCGTTGTTTTACCCATTGCTTTTATGTTATTAAGTGCCATTGGAGCTAAA belongs to Gloeothece citriformis PCC 7424 and includes:
- a CDS encoding CRISPR-associated helicase/endonuclease Cas3 — protein: MMDSLLLWAKLDKKNSEIYHPPLFHLIDTATVTKALLTKGLSPYLVSRLSESLEINHESLLQFAPFLSGSHDLGKIAPDFQFQNDQGSEIAKKLMGESSYSLWQKNRERNKILHGTITAVTLPEYLENFGLDSIIAEELAVITGGHHGIFPHPNDIKNAKYSKSNIGKKHWIKLRKETVDELVKYTKIEKKDFPTKLTPASKIILAGLITLSDWIASNQAWFRPCSNKPLEEYVKTIDEKVDKALRESGWIGWESHDSTLPSKKLFNYIKEFEPRHLQEEIEKKMPELQDKPFLLIIEGPTGEGKTEGSIIVAEWCGVSGGIARGAYFALPTQATSNELYKRISQYLRNRYPLQKVPFHLVHSNAQLSDTFSETIICRLDQVYDEDKHPPGVIANEWFTYRKRPLLSPWGTGTIDQALMGILRSKHNFVRLFGLAGKTVILDEIHAYDAYTSTLIEWLLEWLAALGSPVVAMSATLSQKQRETFVAAYSRGFGESAPILNQCPYPRLTICSPKIEQNKVISFNISKLNASRKIRFEWIDEAQIPQILENSLKQGGTAAILRTQIAWAQQTYQDLIPSTFSKDERILLHSRFLHIDRKQQEKRCLAVYGKEVDKTKVRPRSACAATQIIEQSLDLDFDLMISDLAPIDLLLQRIGRIWRHDRVRPTGITEPLLYLIRPKFKDDLPDFDFIVEKFIYERHLLLRTWDVLNSLDGYLEPFKFIDSKTRQIDYLIEQVYDFSHPPLASLNSATQDDWNSSQAKLESQIISEQRLARNRNLPHVNQQPEAWELTHRPENADLVTRLTPRTVTVVLAQETARGLILPRSRSKRQIHPNRKPTKEEVKDILDHSVNLTKRGLVDQLEALPTESGWIQNTLLRNVKLLRLQNGYYSEIPNWQISLNDELGVITTQI
- the casA gene encoding type I-E CRISPR-associated protein Cse1/CasA — its product is MMTQTLTSPPKPQTTYSLLTEPWIPVVYNDSLKYKNISLQDLFLEWENLKTVQGINPPRTIALWRWLIAFTQWSIQGTKTIDEWKQLWTDENLGSRIIKRLETVKERLDLLHPDFPFGQCKDLREETKGKEPSPVSKILFQDKDSGLLWSKYSDQNPAFLSYAEAVQELLRLLCCDLGGTKSDSQDRSAQTGICVMGRIVMPIGKNVKETLLLNLHQYSPQDDIPSIFPDQDKDLPLWERLNIKKQSRTITGLLDYLTFPNRRVMLIHNGKSVTGVYLYKGEEFNQKDSYFWELWQAYIQVKDESMPLKLKLDINKASWRDAEALLHPTTQDNHKPKIFDWLVKCRHTGCVPDPIPVQVLGFAHGSDLGKPLHWLHDTMTIPQVYLDSKEAYYKLVEGLKYAEKIGRLFSSKTYETVANGLKLSKKDKQKFINQLSTTAAIYWSALDSEFQQFMFELAEDKVVDEEDEDDITFGEIKIPEWKNKLKTIATECYEQSIAGISSYEARARGLNAWYKELNKILRNKP
- the casB gene encoding type I-E CRISPR-associated protein Cse2/CasB; protein product: MTTTEISKERAFINAVWQRIEGNRGAIATVSRCTDSDPYYQRQAATYIYPYLPDDIRQWQKKINRYVFVAALMAKNHQQNPKDAQIGSSFGHTCLRLKKHANVNANGIENRFQALLNANGEDVYRYLGMFAPLLRQHNIPCEWAKLLEDLNCWDHEEEKVRLRWARDFYQD